A region of the Burkholderia pyrrocinia genome:
AAGAGGAGTCAACCCACATGTCCGCACGCCCTTACAAGATCGAAGCCCAGCCGCTCGCGCAGCGCTATGCGCGCGGTTGGCACTGCCTCGGGCTCGCCCGCGACTACAAGGACGGCAAGCCGCATACGCTGAACGTGTTCGGCCGCAAGCTTGCCGCGTTCGCCGATTCGACCGGCAAGGTCAACGTCGTCGACGCGTACTGCCCGCACATGGGCGCCGACCTGAGCCTCGGCACGGTCCAGGGCGACAACCTCGTGTGCCCGTTCCACGGCTGGGCCTGGAGCGGCGAAGGGCAGTGCGCATCGATCCCGTACTGCAAGCGGATTCCGCCGAAGGCGCGCATCGGCGCGTGGCCGACCTGCGAGGAAAACAACCTGCTGTTCGTGTGGAACGACCCGGAAGGCAACGCGCCGCCGGCGGACGTTGCGATTCCGCGCCTCGACGTGTGCTTCTCCGACGAGTGGTCGGACTGGGTCGTCGACAAGATGGTGATCCAGGCCAACTGCCGCGAGCTGGTCGACAACATCTCGGACGTCGCGCACTTCGCGACCGTGCACCGCGCGCCGATCGACTATTTCGCGAACCTGTTCGAGGATCACAAGGCGACGCAGCTGATGGTCGGCCGCAGCGAGAAGCTCGGCGGCGACAGCCTGACCGCGCTGTCGACGTATTTCGGGCCGGCCGTGCACATCACGCAGATGACGGGGCAGAGCAACGGGCAGCCGATCCATTCGGTGCTGCTGAACTGCCACGTGCCGATCGACATGAACAGCTTCGAGCTGCGTTACGGCGTGATCGTGAAGAAGGTGGCCGCGCTCAGCGACGAGCAAAACCTGGAGATCGCGAATGCGTACGTGAAGGAAGCGCAGCGCGCGTTCTACGAGGACGTCGACATCTGGCACAGCAAGACACGGATCGACAACCCGCTGCTGTGCGAAGGCGACGGGCCGCTGTACCAGATGCGCGACTGGTATTCGCAGTTCTATCTGGACGTGGCCGACGTGCGGCCGACGAGCGTCGCGCGTAAGGAATTTGAAATACGGATTCGCGAAGGCGACGCACCGCCGGCGCTGCATCACGTGTTCGAGCCGCGGTAAAAACGGGCGGGCCGGCCGAAAATAGGGGGAACATCGAAATGCGTCCCGTCGGCCGGTAACACCCGCCGCATAAGGCGCGCGTGGCGCCCGTGCGCCCGCGTCGCACTGAAAGGGCTTGACGGAGCGGCCGCTGTCGCGTAGTGTCCATGACCGAAGTCTTCAAGAAGTTCGATTGCTCATCATTGGCCGCACTCCGTGCGGCGGTCGTTGGTCTCTCCCTCTTTGATTCTTTCTGTGCCCGTCGCGGGCGCATGTTCAATTTATTCGTATTAAGGAAGTATTTGTGGATACCGGTACCGTCAAGTGGTTCAACGAAACCAAGGGCTTTGGTTTCATCTCCCCGGACAACGGCGGCGACGATCTGTTCGCCCATTTCTCGGAAATTCGCGGCACGGGCTTCAAGACCCTGGCCGAAGGCCAGAAGGTCAGCTTCGAAGTGAAGCGCGGCCCGAAGGGTCTGCAAGCGTCGAACATCACGCCGCAGTAAGCCGCATCGGCATCGGCCGCCAATCGGCGGCAGGTGCCGGACGGAGTTTCGCGCGGGGCGCCGCTATTGCGGCGGCCTGCGCGTTCCGATGCGCACGACCGATGCATCGCGACATTCACGATGCATCGGTCGTGACGCCTCCCTCATCGCATGCGTGACCCGCGTGCGACACAACGCCCTCGCGAAGCGCCCGCCGCTTCGCCAGCGCATCACCGCTTTAACGCATCAACCCGAGCAGACCGCCGCCATGCCGTAGTAGCCGGCGCGGTCCCGACTTGCGCGGCGCTCATCGCGCCGCCGCCACTGACCGCCCGAACGCCGCAACGTGCCGGGCTCCGATCACAAGACAGGCCCGTGGCCCGTCTGAACGAACCGATACCCGGCAGCCTGCCGGCCGCCGTCCCGTTGCGGGAAACGGCGCCGGGCAGATCGCCGCGGCCGCGGTCAATCACCTTGTCTGGAGGAATTGGTTTGGCAAAAGAAGAACTGCTGGAACTGGACGGAATCGTCGACGAAGTGCTGCCGGACAGCAAATACCGTGTCACGCTGGAAAACGGCGTCGTGGTGGGCGCGTACGCGTCGGGCCGCATGCGCAAGAACCACATCCGCATTCTCGCGGGTGACCGCGTGACGCTGGAACTGTCGATGTACGACCTGACCAAGGGCCGCATCAACTTCCGGCACAAGGACGCGAATTCCCCGCGTCCGCAGCGCAACGGCGGGCCGCGCCGCTGAGCGGCCGCGATCGGGCGTGCAGTACGGCGCCGATCGACTCCCGTCCGGCCACGCGGCCGGACGAACCTGATAGACGGCACATGTCGTGCCGTTCGTTGGTCGCCGGCGGCGTCATCGCGCCGCGGCGGCCAGCACCGCTTTCTCCGGCCGGCACGCGTGCGTAACGCTCAGTCGGCCGCGTCTCGCAGGAAAGCCTCGACGATCGTCGTGAAATACGGCGGACATTCCTGCATGGGGTAATGCCCGCAATTCGGCATCGTCACGAGCCCGCGCGCTCGGGTGCCAGGCCAGGAACGCTGCCTGCATCGCCGCGGCGTTGAGCCCCGGATCCTTGTCGCCGACGATCACCAGGTAGCGTGTATCGATCCCGCGGATGTCGTCGACGAAATCCGTTCCGGTCGGCATGTCGATATACGCGAGCCGGCAATCCGGCGCCACGCGCGCGCGGTTCTGCCGCAGCTTCACGTTGGCCCATCGCGCCGGCAATCCCCCAGTTACGAATCGCGCGAGCCGCACGAGCCTGCGATACGCATCGTCATCGACGGTCGTGCTTGCGAAGAACGCACGCGCGTCGTCGCGGTTTGCATGCGGCTTTACGCGCGGGCCGGCGCGGTCGTACACTCGTCGGCAATTCGCCGCAGCCCGCGCGCGCGTGGCTTTCAATCCCTTCAGTCGCTTTCAGCGGGCCGACGACCGTGCCAGCCGGACATTCGTCGCGCGACGCCAGGAGGCGCCATGAGTGCAGACGCAGCCCCCGCAGCCCCGCCGGTTCAGGACCGCATCCGGCACGTGTTCGTGCTGATGCTCGAGAACCGCTCGTTCGATCACCTGTTCGCGCTGTCGGGCGTCGCCGATATCGTCGCCGCGTCGCCGGGCGACAGCAACGCGTACGGCGGCGCGGTCTATCCGTTCGGCGGCGGCGCGCCGGACCGGATGCCGACCGATCCATGCCACGAATTCACCGACGTGCTCGAACAGCTCTGCGGCGCGGGCGTGCCATTCGCGAAAGGGCAGGCCTATCCGCCAGTCAATAATTCGGGGTTCGTGTCGAACTACGCGACGTCGCATTCCGAAGGCACGCCGCCGCCGCCGGCCGACGCGGGCAGGATCATGCAGGGCGCCGACGTGCAGACGCACGCGCCGTCGCTGTACGCGCTCGCGAACGCGTTCGTGTTGTGCGACGCGTGGCATGCGTCGATGCCGGGGCCGACCTGGCCGAACCGTTTCTTCCTGCACGGCGCGTCGTCGGCCGGGCTCGATCATTCGCCGACCAAGGAAGAAATGGGCGGGTGGGATGCGTTCGACGGCTTCCCTTATCCGAAGGGTTCGATCTTCGGCGCGCTCGGCGACGGCAACTGGCGCATCTACCAGGACCAGACCGGCGATCCGCTCGGCCACGTGCCGCAGGTCGCGTCGCTGAAGGGCATCAGCTTCTTCGACGTCGAGGATCTCGCGCACTTCGAAGCCGATCTCGCGGCCGGCTATACGGCGCGCTACACGTTCATCGAGCCCGGCTACGGCGACATCGTGCACGGCACCTACCGGAACGGCAGCTCGCAACACCCGATGGACGGGCTGGCCGGCGGCGACCAGCTCGCCGCGCGCGTGTACAACGCGATTCGTAATTCACCGGTATGGAACAGCAGCCTGTTCGTGATCGTCTACGACGAGCACGGCGGCTTCTACGATTCGGTCAGGCCGGGCGCCGCACCGCCGCCGAACGACGGCGCGGCCGCGACGCTGAACGCGAGCGGGTTCGGCTTCGACGTGTACGGCGTGCGCGTGCCGGCAATCGTGATTTCGCCGTGGATCGCGGCCGGACAGGTCGACCACACGCCGTACGATCATGCGTCGGTCGCCGCGACGCTCGAGCGGCTGTTCGGACTCGCGCCGCTGACCGACCGCGACCGCCTCGCCAACGACCTGCTGGCGCTCGTGACGGCGACCTGCCGCACCGATTGTCCGCAAAGGATCGGATCATCATGAGTACAACCTCGACCTCGACCTCGACCTCGACCTCGACCTCGACCTCGACCCCGGACCCGCGCGATGCGCTACCGGTGCGCGACGGCACGAGCCTGATCGCCTATCTGCACATCCTGAAGAAAGCGCATGCGGCGCTGGTCGGCTACGACAAGGCCCACCAGCGCTTCACCGAGATCGTCACGCGCGGGCAGGCGCGGCAATACATCGAGGAACTGATGCCGGCGCTGCTGCAGGCGCGTGCGGAGCATCGGCGGCGCCGGCATGGCGGGAAGCATCGTTGACGGATATGGCGGCGCGAGGTTGGGGCGTTTTGAAGGCGGTGCCTTGGTGAGAGAGGCCGCGACGCGTCACGCGGGCTGCCGTGCGCGCTGCACGTTTCCTCCCGTCAAAAGAAAACGGGGCTTGCGCCCCGTCCGCACCGCTTCCGGATGGATGACGGCCGTATTCGATTACGCCGCCACCGCCCGCGCCCGGACCATCGTCAGCGCCGCGTCCTCGATCATGTCCTCCTGGCCGCCTACAAGCCGCTGCCGGCCCAGTTCGACGAGGATGTCGCGCGCGGGAATCCCGTACTTCGCTTCCGCGCGCTTCGCGAACAGCAGGAACGACGAGTAGACGCCCGCATAACCGAGCGTCAGCGCATCGCGGTCGAGCCGGATCGGCGCATCCATGATCGGCACGACGAGATCCTCGGCGACGTCCGAGATCGCGAACACGTCGACGCCCGTCTCGATCCCCATCCGGTCGCATACCGCGACGAACACTTCCATCGGCGTGTTGCCCGCGCCGGCGCCGAGGCCGGCCGCGGCCGCGTCGATCCGGTTCGCGCCGGCGGCGACCGCCGCGACCGAGTTCGCGACGCCCATCGCGAGATTGTGGTGGCCGTGGAAGCCGAGCTCCGTCTCCGGCTTCAGCGCGGCGCGCACCTGGCCGATCCGCGCGGTCACGTCGTCGGGCAGCATGTGGCCGGCCGAATCGGTGATGTAGATGCAGTTCGCGCCGTACGACTCCATCAGCTTTGCCTGCACGACGAGCTGCTCGGGCGACGACATGTGCGCCATCATCAGGAAGCCGACGGTGTCGAGCCCGAGCGTGCGCGCGAGGCCGATGTGCTGCTCCGACACGTCGGCCTCGGTACAGTGCGTCGCGACGCGGATCGTGCCGACGCCGAGTTCGTGCGCCATCCGCAGGTGCTCGACGGTGCCGATGCCGGGCAGCAGCAGCGCCGACACCTTGGCCTGCTTCAGTTCCGGAATCACGGCGCTCAGGTACGCCTCGTCGGTGTGCGCGGGGAAACCGTAGTTGACCGACGCGCCGCCGAGCCCGTCGCCGTGCGTGACCTCGATCAGCGGTACGCCGGCCGCATCGAGCCCGCGCGCGATGTTGCGCATCTGGTCCAGCGTGATCTGGTGGCGCTTCGGGTGCATCCCGTCGCGCAGCGACATGTCGTGGACGGTGATCTTCTTGCCTGCAAGTGACATCGCGTGGCTCCTCAACTCAAGCGGTGGCGGCCGTCGCGGCCAGCATCTGTTCGGCGAAACGCTCGGCCGTGGCGGCCGCGGCGGCGGTCATGATGTCGAGGTTGCCCGCGTACTTCGGCAGGTAGTCGCCGAGCCCTTCGACTTCCATGAACACCGACACGCGATTGCCGTCGAATACCGGGCCGTTCTTCAGCGTGTAGCCGGGCACGTAGCGCTGCACTTCCTTGACCATCGCATGCACGGACGCGGTGATCGCGTCGACGTCGGGCGGCCCGTCGGTCAGGCAGTGGATCGTGTCGCGCATGATCAGCGGCGGCTCGGCCGGGTTGATCACGATGATCGCCTTGCCCTGGCGCGCGCCGCCGACCTGTTCGATCGCGCCGGACGTCGTGCGCGTGAATTCGTCGATGTTCTTGCGCGTGCCGGGGCCGACCGACTTCGACGACACCGTCGCGACGATCTCGCCGTACGCGACCGGCTGCACGCGCGACACCGCGTACACCATCGGGATCGTCGCCTGGCCGCCGCAGGTCACCATGTTCACGTTCATCTGTGCGCTGTCGAGATGCGCGTCGAGGTTCACCGGCGGCACGCAGTATGGCCCGATCGCGGCGGGCGTCAGGTCGATCATCTTCACGCCGAGCGCGGTGAGCTTGTCGGAGTTGTCGCGGTGCACGTACGCCGACGTCGCGTCGAACGCGATGCGGATGTCGTCGGCGGCCACGTGCGGCAGCAGCCCGTCGACGCCCTTGTCGGTGGTCTTCAGGCCGAATTCGCGGGCTCGCGCGAGGCCGTCGGACGCCGGATCGACGCCGACCATCCACACGGGTTCGAGCACCGGCGAGCGGCGCAGCTTGACCAGCAGGTCGGTGCCGATGTTGCCGGGACCGATCACTGCGCATTTGATTTTCTTCATCGGGATTGTTCCTTTAGATAAAGCGGACGTCACAGCTACCGATGCCGGAGATATGCATCGACAGTGCGTCGCCCGCCGTGACCGGAATCAGTTTCGCGAGCGAGCCGGACAGCACGATCTCGCCGGCCAGCAGCGGCACGTCGTACGCGGCGAGCGTGTTCGCGAGCCACGCGACCGCGTCGGCGGGATGGCCGAGCGCCGCGTCGCCGCGCCCTTGCGCGACCGGCTCGCCGTTTTTCTCGATCGTCATCTCGCACGCGGCGAGATCGAGCGTGCGCGGGTCGACGCGCGCTTCGCCGAGCACGTACACGCCGCACGACGCGTTGTCGGCGACGGTGTCCTCGATGCGGATCGCCCAGTCGCGGATGCGCGAATCGACGATCTCGAAGCAGGGCGCGACGGCGGCCGTTGCGGCGATCACGTCGGTGCGGTCGATGCCGGGGCCGTGCAGGTCGTGCGACAGGATGAACGCGATCTCGCCTTCGGCGCGCGGCGCGATCAGCGAGTCGGCGGCAATCGCCTCGCCGGCCGCGTAATGCATGCCGGACAGCAGGATGCCGAAATCGGGCTGGCGTACGTTCAGCATGTCCTGCACGGCCTGGCTCGTCACGCCGATCTTCTTGCCGACGACCGTTTCGCCCTGTTCGACGCGGCGTTCGATGAAGCGCTGCTGGATGCGGTAGGCGTCGTGGAGCGACAACCGGCGCGGGCGGCTCGACAGCGGCGCGACCGGTACGCGCGCGTGCCACGCGGCGTACAGCTCGTCGCCGAGCGTCGTATGCAGGCTGGAAGACATGAAAGGGCCCTCGAATGGAACAGGCCGCCGTCGCGGGCGGCGTCGTGCGCCGGAGCGGGGCTCCGGCGCGTGGGGCGCGGGCATGCCGCGTCGGTCAGTTACCCGAACTGCGGATCGCGTCCGGCGAGAAGTACGCCTCGTTGAACTGCGGGCTGTTGTCGAGCTTCGGCATCGGGCCTTCGTTCGTCAGGCGGTCGGCCATGTACGCGCCCGAGATCAGGTCGTGGAAGAACACCGCGCTCGGGTAGAACACCTTCGCGTCATACGCGTACAGCGACGTCGCGACGTTGGTGCGCCAGAGCTGGCCGCGCGCGTCGTAATTGTCCGCGAGCAGCGATTGCCACGAATCCTCGTCGATGTACAGCACGCGCTTCGCGTACTGGTGGCGATAGCCGCTCTTCAGCGTCGCCTGCAGCACCCACACGCGATGCAGCTCGTAGCGGATATACGCCGGGTTCTCGTGGCCCTTGGTCAGCAGGTCGCCGTACTTCAGCGAGCTGTCCATCACCTTGTAGTTGTCGTAGGGCACGTAGATCTCGCGCTTGCCGACGATCTTCCAGTCGTAGCGGTCGCCGGGGCCGTTGTACAGGCGATCATCATCGACCGTGCGGAAGCCGCCCGGGCCCTGCGGCTGGTCATAGCCGTATTCGGGCGCCTGGCGCACGCGCCGCGTGCCGGGGTTGTACATCCACGTGCGCGACGAGTTGTCCGCGCCGGCCTTGTCCCAGTTCGTGAAGCCGACGATCAGCGAGCCGCGGTCGGACAGCGGCAGCTCCGTCGCGTTGCGGTAGTACGTGCGGTTGTTCAGGTCGCTCTTCACGTCGTACTTGCCGACGTTGCGCGGCGAGTAGATGTCGTAGCGCACCTTGCCCCACGCGATGTTGCCGTCGGAGTACACGACCGCCTGGTCATAGGTGGCCTGCTCGGTGCCGATCGACGACGAGAAACGCTGGTTCCACAGCAGTTCGGCGGCGGTCTTCGGGATCGGGTAGGGCACCGTCGGCGGCGCATTCGTGAGGCCGTTCGCGTCGGACGTCATCGTCGAATCCGGCGCATACGCGCGGATGTCCTTGTAGACGGCATCCGGGTAGCGGAAGTCGCGGTGGCTCGGGTAGACGATGATCTTGAAGCTGGCCGGATAGCGCTTGAACATCGCCTTCTGGCCGTCGGTCAGGTGCTCGGCGTACTGCGCCATGTTTTCCGCGGTGATCGTCGCGACCGGCTTCTCGTTCGCGAACGGATCGGGGTAACGGCTGCCGCGCTTGTATTGCACGTCCGCCGGCGTGCCGAGCCACTTGCCCGACCACTCGGGCACACTGCTGTCCTTGCTCGCGGCGCGCATCGCGCCCATCGGGGTCAACTGGCCGTCGAGCGCCTTCAGGTCGTCCGGCGTGACCTTCGGGTACGACGCCGTCGCGACGAGCGCGCACGCGGCCATCACCGACGCGCGCATGAGGGGGAGACGAATTCGCTTCATGACTAATCCTCTTCTTGCTGAGTGACGAGCGGCCGGGCCGCTCAGAAGTGGTAGGTTGCCGTCGCCAGCACGTAGTCGCGATCGGCGAGCGGCCGCGTGACCGGGTTCGGCGAACCGAGGAACTTTGCGTAGACGAGCGACAGCGACAGGTTGCTCAGGCGCGTGAAGGTCACGCCGGCGGTCACGCGGTGGTCGCCCTGGCCCGTCAGCGAGCCGAGCGCGCCGGCCAGCGGCGACGTGCCCGCCAGGTCGTGCGTATAGGTCAGCGGCACGTCGAGATCCCAGCCGTTGAACACGTTCTTGTAGCTGAGCGTCCAGGCGATTTCCAGCGCGAGCGCGTTGCGCGTGTTCGCGAGCGTCGTCGAGCCGCCGAGCGCCGAGATGCTGCCCGCGTGCACGTACGTGAGTTCGCCGACCAGCGACTGCGAGTTCGCGAGGAAGCTCGGCCCGATCGAGTAGATGCCGGACAGGTTGGTCTGCAGCACGTTCGCGCGCGTCGACTGCGGGCCCGTCGCCGTATTGACGAGCACGGCCGCGCCCTGGCGGTACGACACTTCGCCCGCGACGTTCACGGGGCCGACCTGCGTCGAGAAGCTCGCGCCGGTCAGCTTGATGTTGTTGAAGTAGGTCTGCTGGTACTGGAGCGTCGGGAAGAACGTCGTGACGACGCTCGGGTTCATGTCGTTGTAGTGCAGGTAGTACAGGCCGAGCTCGGTGTCGCCGAGCACGCGGAAGCGCGCGCCGATCCCCCACTGGTTGCGTGCGCTCGGCTTGTCGTCGGGGCCGCGCGGAATCAGCATCCCGCCCGGGCCGATGATGTACTGCGCGCCGGGGCCAACCACGTCCGAATAGCTCCAGTAGGTGCCCGGCGCGGTGAGGCGGTTCTCCTTGAACGCGAACTGGTAATACGCGAGCAGGCTGAAGTTCGGCGTGATCTGCCACTGCGTCGAGATCTGCGGCACCGGCAGCAGGATGTCCTTCACCTCCGCGCCTGCCATATACGACTTGGTTGCGTCGGCGGGCCCCTGCGCACCCGCGATGTTCGGGAAGAACAGGCTTTCGCCCCACGCGACGACCTGGTCGCCGACCTTCACGTTCAGGCTCGTCGAGCCGATGTGGAACGTGTTGTATGCATACGCGGCCAGCAGCGTCGTGTGGCCGCCCGACCAGTAGCGCGCGTCGCTCGTGAAGTTGTTGTACTGGCCCGAGTGGTTCACGGTGCCCGGCGCGTCGTTGTAGTTCGGGCGGTGGTACGCCTGGTCGTAGAACGTGTCCGCGCGGACGAACACACCCCAGTCGTCGTGCTTCAGGTTCACTTCGCCGAGCAGGCTGACCTGGTTCTCGATCAGCTTGTTCTTCGCGAAGTTGCGGTCGCCGTCGTCGCCGTTGATGTTCGCCGGCGTCAGCAGATTGCCGCTCGGTGCGCGCGTGCGCATGCCGAGGCCGTAACTGAGCGTG
Encoded here:
- a CDS encoding Rieske 2Fe-2S domain-containing protein, whose product is MSARPYKIEAQPLAQRYARGWHCLGLARDYKDGKPHTLNVFGRKLAAFADSTGKVNVVDAYCPHMGADLSLGTVQGDNLVCPFHGWAWSGEGQCASIPYCKRIPPKARIGAWPTCEENNLLFVWNDPEGNAPPADVAIPRLDVCFSDEWSDWVVDKMVIQANCRELVDNISDVAHFATVHRAPIDYFANLFEDHKATQLMVGRSEKLGGDSLTALSTYFGPAVHITQMTGQSNGQPIHSVLLNCHVPIDMNSFELRYGVIVKKVAALSDEQNLEIANAYVKEAQRAFYEDVDIWHSKTRIDNPLLCEGDGPLYQMRDWYSQFYLDVADVRPTSVARKEFEIRIREGDAPPALHHVFEPR
- a CDS encoding cold-shock protein, with amino-acid sequence MDTGTVKWFNETKGFGFISPDNGGDDLFAHFSEIRGTGFKTLAEGQKVSFEVKRGPKGLQASNITPQ
- the infA gene encoding translation initiation factor IF-1, encoding MAKEELLELDGIVDEVLPDSKYRVTLENGVVVGAYASGRMRKNHIRILAGDRVTLELSMYDLTKGRINFRHKDANSPRPQRNGGPRR
- a CDS encoding alkaline phosphatase family protein is translated as MSADAAPAAPPVQDRIRHVFVLMLENRSFDHLFALSGVADIVAASPGDSNAYGGAVYPFGGGAPDRMPTDPCHEFTDVLEQLCGAGVPFAKGQAYPPVNNSGFVSNYATSHSEGTPPPPADAGRIMQGADVQTHAPSLYALANAFVLCDAWHASMPGPTWPNRFFLHGASSAGLDHSPTKEEMGGWDAFDGFPYPKGSIFGALGDGNWRIYQDQTGDPLGHVPQVASLKGISFFDVEDLAHFEADLAAGYTARYTFIEPGYGDIVHGTYRNGSSQHPMDGLAGGDQLAARVYNAIRNSPVWNSSLFVIVYDEHGGFYDSVRPGAAPPPNDGAAATLNASGFGFDVYGVRVPAIVISPWIAAGQVDHTPYDHASVAATLERLFGLAPLTDRDRLANDLLALVTATCRTDCPQRIGSS
- the dmpG gene encoding 4-hydroxy-2-oxovalerate aldolase, with translation MSLAGKKITVHDMSLRDGMHPKRHQITLDQMRNIARGLDAAGVPLIEVTHGDGLGGASVNYGFPAHTDEAYLSAVIPELKQAKVSALLLPGIGTVEHLRMAHELGVGTIRVATHCTEADVSEQHIGLARTLGLDTVGFLMMAHMSSPEQLVVQAKLMESYGANCIYITDSAGHMLPDDVTARIGQVRAALKPETELGFHGHHNLAMGVANSVAAVAAGANRIDAAAAGLGAGAGNTPMEVFVAVCDRMGIETGVDVFAISDVAEDLVVPIMDAPIRLDRDALTLGYAGVYSSFLLFAKRAEAKYGIPARDILVELGRQRLVGGQEDMIEDAALTMVRARAVAA
- a CDS encoding acetaldehyde dehydrogenase (acetylating) codes for the protein MKKIKCAVIGPGNIGTDLLVKLRRSPVLEPVWMVGVDPASDGLARAREFGLKTTDKGVDGLLPHVAADDIRIAFDATSAYVHRDNSDKLTALGVKMIDLTPAAIGPYCVPPVNLDAHLDSAQMNVNMVTCGGQATIPMVYAVSRVQPVAYGEIVATVSSKSVGPGTRKNIDEFTRTTSGAIEQVGGARQGKAIIVINPAEPPLIMRDTIHCLTDGPPDVDAITASVHAMVKEVQRYVPGYTLKNGPVFDGNRVSVFMEVEGLGDYLPKYAGNLDIMTAAAAATAERFAEQMLAATAATA
- the dmpE gene encoding 2-oxopent-4-enoate hydratase encodes the protein MSSSLHTTLGDELYAAWHARVPVAPLSSRPRRLSLHDAYRIQQRFIERRVEQGETVVGKKIGVTSQAVQDMLNVRQPDFGILLSGMHYAAGEAIAADSLIAPRAEGEIAFILSHDLHGPGIDRTDVIAATAAVAPCFEIVDSRIRDWAIRIEDTVADNASCGVYVLGEARVDPRTLDLAACEMTIEKNGEPVAQGRGDAALGHPADAVAWLANTLAAYDVPLLAGEIVLSGSLAKLIPVTAGDALSMHISGIGSCDVRFI
- a CDS encoding DUF1329 domain-containing protein, with protein sequence MKRIRLPLMRASVMAACALVATASYPKVTPDDLKALDGQLTPMGAMRAASKDSSVPEWSGKWLGTPADVQYKRGSRYPDPFANEKPVATITAENMAQYAEHLTDGQKAMFKRYPASFKIIVYPSHRDFRYPDAVYKDIRAYAPDSTMTSDANGLTNAPPTVPYPIPKTAAELLWNQRFSSSIGTEQATYDQAVVYSDGNIAWGKVRYDIYSPRNVGKYDVKSDLNNRTYYRNATELPLSDRGSLIVGFTNWDKAGADNSSRTWMYNPGTRRVRQAPEYGYDQPQGPGGFRTVDDDRLYNGPGDRYDWKIVGKREIYVPYDNYKVMDSSLKYGDLLTKGHENPAYIRYELHRVWVLQATLKSGYRHQYAKRVLYIDEDSWQSLLADNYDARGQLWRTNVATSLYAYDAKVFYPSAVFFHDLISGAYMADRLTNEGPMPKLDNSPQFNEAYFSPDAIRSSGN
- a CDS encoding DUF1302 domain-containing protein, translated to MHQRISRRTDKRATATLSTLAAALLTCAVPNAHAGSTIELGADTTLDYTFTLSYGLGMRTRAPSGNLLTPANINGDDGDRNFAKNKLIENQVSLLGEVNLKHDDWGVFVRADTFYDQAYHRPNYNDAPGTVNHSGQYNNFTSDARYWSGGHTTLLAAYAYNTFHIGSTSLNVKVGDQVVAWGESLFFPNIAGAQGPADATKSYMAGAEVKDILLPVPQISTQWQITPNFSLLAYYQFAFKENRLTAPGTYWSYSDVVGPGAQYIIGPGGMLIPRGPDDKPSARNQWGIGARFRVLGDTELGLYYLHYNDMNPSVVTTFFPTLQYQQTYFNNIKLTGASFSTQVGPVNVAGEVSYRQGAAVLVNTATGPQSTRANVLQTNLSGIYSIGPSFLANSQSLVGELTYVHAGSISALGGSTTLANTRNALALEIAWTLSYKNVFNGWDLDVPLTYTHDLAGTSPLAGALGSLTGQGDHRVTAGVTFTRLSNLSLSLVYAKFLGSPNPVTRPLADRDYVLATATYHF